In Prunus dulcis chromosome 1, ALMONDv2, whole genome shotgun sequence, the following are encoded in one genomic region:
- the LOC117629605 gene encoding uncharacterized protein LOC117629605 isoform X3: MLETKVIGAVLNSIGVGSQATTNVTGNVQSTTSSNNSGQSPHGNDAEGSHNVIGPNRGGNQAESGQAFPAQPFQTFPQSVQSPAAAAFPIPSLNMPIPDSLNTLSEFMNRMEQALTQNGYQPNLSATNTGDVQRVNLPSNAQGMPTPEALGIVLRHAERLLSSHAVSALSHIAGRLEQEGASSDPSVRGQIQTEFMQVGLAMQHLGALFLELGRTIWTLRMGQSPGQAVVNAGPAVYISPSGPNPIMVQPFPLQTSTMLGGSVPQSNPMTFGPVGVGSAPRNVNIHIHAGTSLAPIVSAVGGARGSNGEGMPREHRNGSVSRDSGARVLPVRNVIAGTMPTSQTGIAISGVSQPGLSASQPPSDSSLSSIVSELNSHIRNLVGNMQGEDAVQSGQEEPNVQSSSVGFESRNDAGSERPSTAFVDGAGQSSVLLPGCTSEGGGQKDSGSVPTLKDDSRFPAGGPLSSSSGQNTLARKDEKESGSQSSEKHDMTEGTEAVPLGLGLGVLDRKRQGRQQKPLAKNGDGGMASAPINQNQQVTGGQQVLQSLASRGSAVSRMNTSDEPARQTAPAIGQVRDGRTLGAQGPVDQVDMGSVMSQVLRSPALNGLLAGVSEQTGAGSPDALRNMLQSFTQSPQMRNAVNQIVEQVDSQDIGNMFAGLGGGQGGGIDMSRMFQQMMPIVSRALGAGSTLGQPNPVLEPESHQPYNERSLSRDDNVPNPEINLQEVVQRIGNLNAPGDVFHAVVENSVELSGRGSGPQELVDELCRDDGLSREYIEILRRDIRRRLEGNSGQDKC, translated from the exons TCAAACAATTCTGGCCAGTCTCCTCACGGAAATGATGCAGAAGGGTCGCATAATGTCATTGGTCCGAACCGAGGAGGAAATCAAGCAGAGTCTGGACAGGCATTTCCTGCTCAACCATTCCAAACTTTTCCTCAATCTGTGCAAAGTCCTGCAGCTGCAGCATTTCCAATTCCTTCGTTGAATATG CCAATTCCAGACTCTTTGAATACGCTCTCTGAGTTTATGAACAGAATGGAGCAGGCATTGACACAAAATG GTTACCAGCCAAATTTATCTGCAACAAACACAGGAGACGTGCAGAGGGTGAATTTACCTTCCAATGCACAGGGGATGCCCACACCTGAAGCATTGGGCATTGTTCTTCGTCATGCAGAGCGACTTCTAAGCAGTCATGCTGTTTCTGCACTATCT CACATTGCAGGACGCTTGGAGCAAGAAGGAGCATCTTCAGATCCCTCTGTGAGGGGCCAAATTCAGACAGAATTTATGCAAGTAGGGCTTGCAATGCAACATTTAGGTGCTCTTTTTCTTGAGCTTGGCCGGACAATTTGGACACTTCGTATGGGACAGTCTCCT GGACAAGCTGTTGTGAATGCTGGGCCAGCAGTTTATATTTCCCCATCAGGGCCTAATCCCATAATGGTCCAG CCTTTTCCTCTTCAAACAAGCACAATGCTTGGTGGTTCTGTACCTCAATCAAATCCTATGACTTTTGGTCCTGTTGGTGTTGGAAGTGCTCCAAGGAATGTAAACATTCATATACATGCTG GTACCTCACTTGCGCCAATTGTTTCTGCAGTTGGTGGTGCTAGGGGAAGTAATGGGGAGGGTATGCCAAGAGAACATCGTAATGGGTCTGTGTCTAGAGATTCAGGTGCACGGGTGCTGCCAGTGAGAAATGTAATTGCTGGCACTATGCCAACATCCCAAACTGGTATTGCAATCTCTGGTGTGTCACAACCAGGTCTTTCTGCTTCACAGCCGCCTTCCGACTCCTCACTTTCCTCCATTGTTTCTGAACTTAATTCACATATTAGAAATTTGGTTGGCAATATGCAAGGAGAAGACGCAGTTCAATCAG GTCAAGAGGAACCCAATGTTCAGAGTTCATCTGTTGGCTTTGAATCGCGTAATGATGCAGGAAGTGAACGGCCCAGTACTGCATTTGTTGATGGAGCTGGGCAATCTAGTGTGCTGCTACCTGGTTGCACATCTGAAGGTGGAGGTCAGAAG GATTCAGGAAGTGTTCCTACCTTGAAAGATGATTCAAGATTCCCAGCTGGAGGTCCTCTAAGCTCTTCAAGTGGACAAAATACCTTGGCGAGAAAAGATGAGAAAGAAAGTGGTTCACAATCCAGTGAGAAGCATGATATGACTGAGGGTACAGAAGCTGTTCCACTTGGATTAGGACTTGGAGTTTTGGACCGTAAG AGACAAGGCAGGCAGCAAAAACCACTGGCCAAGAATGGTGATGGCGGAATGGCTAGTGCTCCCATCAATCAGAATCAGCAAGTAACAGGTGGTCAGCAAGTTTTGCAGTCTCTTGCATCTCGTGGTTCTGCTGTAAGTAGGATGAACACAAGTGATGAGCCTGCAAGACAAACAGCCCCTGCTATTGGCCAGGTCAGAGATGGTAGAACATTGGGAGCGCAAGGTCCTGTTGACCAAGTTGATATGGGAAGCGTGATGTCTCAGGTTCTGCGTAGTCCTGCCCTGAATGGTTTGTTGGCAGGTGTTTCAGAGCAAACTGGAGCGGGTTCTCCTGATGCATTGAGGAATATGTTGCAGAGCTTTACACAGAGTCCACAGATGAGGAATGCTGTCAATCAGATTGTTGAACAGGTTGACAGCCAAGATATTGGAAACATGTTTGCAGGACTTGGAGGAGGCCAAGGTGGCGGGATTGACATGTCCAGGATGTTCCAACAAATGATGCCCATTGTATCTCGAGCCCTTGGGGCTGGGTCCACTCTCGGCCAACCAAACCCTGTTTTGGAACCTGAATCTCATCAACCATACAATGAGAGAAGTCTTAGCAGAGATGATAATGTCCCAAATCCTGAG ATTAACCTGCAAGAAGTGGTTCAGAGGATTGGGAACCTGAATGCACCAGGAGATGTTTTTCACGCTGTAGTTGAAAATTCAGTTGAGCTGTCTGGCAGAGGAAGCGGTCCACAAGAACTTGTGGATGAGTTGTGCAGGGACGATGGTCTCTCTAGA GAATACATTGAGATATTACGAAGGGACATACGTAGACGTCTTGAGGGTAATTCGGGGCAGGACAAGTGTTAA
- the LOC117616762 gene encoding cytoplasmic tRNA 2-thiolation protein 1, which produces MEESADGKAKKAGARLCCLCHQKKAALKRPKTLEQICRECFYEVFEEEIHQVIVENQLFKPGERIALGASGGKDSTVLAYVLSELNRRHNYGLDLFLLSVDEGITGYRDDSLETVKRNEIQYGLPLKIVSYKDLYGWTMDEIVKMIGLKNNCTFCGVFRRQALDRGAALLKVDKLATGHNADDIAETVLLNILRGDIARLSRCTSIVTGEDGPIPRCKPFKYTYEKEIVMYAYFKRLDYFSTECIYSPNAYRGFAREFIKDLERIRPRAILDIIKSGENFRISTSTKMPEQGTCERCGYISSQKWCKACVLLEGLNKGLPKLGIGRTRGLNNDDKKDTKQTNGTKSIESKQCGTLDF; this is translated from the exons ATGGAGGAGTCAGCCGACGGCAAGGCCAAGAAGGCTGGGGCTCGCTTGTGCTGCCTCTGTCATCAGAAAAAAGCTGCCCTGAAGAGGCCCAAAACCCTAGAGCAG ATTTGCAGGGAGTGTTTCTATGAGGTATTTGAGGAGGAGATCCATCAGGTAATTGTCGAAAACCAGTTATTTAAGCCGGGTGAGCGCATTGCCCTTGGCGCCTCTGGTGGGAAAG ATTCCACTGTGCTTGCTTATGTGTTATCGGAATTGAATAGGCGGCACAATTACGGCCTGGATCTCTTCCTGTTGTCAGTGGATGAGGGCATTACTGGCTACAGGGATGATTCTCTTGAGACCgtcaaaagaaatgaaatcCAG TATGGTTTGCCACTAAAAATAGTCTCGTACAAGGATTTGTATGGGTGGACCATGGATGAAATAGTTAAGATGATTGGTCTCAAGAATAATTGCACCTTCTGTGGTGTTTTTCGTCGTCAG GCCCTCGATCGCGGCGCTGCATTGTTGAAGGTAGACAAGCTCGCTACTGGACATAATGCAGATGATATTGCTGAAACAGTTCTGTTGAACATATTACGAGGTGACATTGCAAG ATTGAGTAGATGCACTTCAATTGTCACTGGTGAAGATGGGCCAATTCCAAGATGCAAACCTTTTAAATACACCTATGAGAAAGAGATTGTTAT GTATGCATACTTCAAGAGGCTGGACTACTTCTCCACCGAAT GCATTTATTCACCCAATGCTTATCGTGGTTTTGCTCGCGAGTTCATCAAGGATTTGGAAAGAATCAG ACCTAGAGCCATACTTGACATCATCAAATCAGGAGAGAACTTCAGAATTTCCACTTCTACAAAAATGCCAGAGCAGGGGACATGTGAACGGTGTGGTTACATTTCAAGCCAG AAATGGTGTAAGGCCTGTGTTTTGCTTGAGGGACTGAATAAGGGTTTGCCAAAACTAGGAATTGGACGGACTCGTGGACTTAATAACGATGATAAGAAGGATACAAAGCAAACTAATGGAACCAAAAGCATCGAAAGCAAACAATGTGGAACTTTGGACTTCTGA
- the LOC117614534 gene encoding uncharacterized protein LOC117614534, with the protein MASSAPPSSAAQNPAKSLGFIATAMKRKDSYIQFFAMTGILLLSVRSLGQKYRLHDLHEDTSALKEEQEALTNRMNNIKRDLLHEASLEPTGLFASRLRLLFGERD; encoded by the coding sequence ATGGCATCATCGGCACCGCCAAGCTCAGCCGCCCAAAACCCAGCGAAGTCGTTGGGTTTTATTGCAACCGCTATGAAGCGGAAGGACAGCTACATTCAGTTCTTCGCAATGACTGGAATTTTGCTGCTGAGCGTCAGATCACTGGGCCAAAAGTATCGCCTCCACGATCTTCACGAGGACACCTCGGCTCTTAAGGAGGAGCAAGAAGCCCTTACCAACCGCATGAACAACATAAAGCGCGATCTCCTCCATGAGGCCTCTCTCGAGCCCACTGGTCTCTTCGCTTCTAGGCTTCGCCTTCTCTTTGGCGAACGAGATTGA
- the LOC117628840 gene encoding L-ascorbate oxidase homolog, translated as MSLNFAGAAVSALLFLTTLFSIVAAEDPYRFFEWNVTYGDIYPLGVRQKGILINGQFPGPDIHSVTNDNLIINVFNSLDEPFLISWNGIQQRRNSFEDGVYGTTCPIPPGRNFTYILQVKDQIGSFYYFPSLAFHKAAGGFGGIRILSRPRIPVPFPDPAGDYTVLIGDWFKSNHTSLKAHLDAGKKLPFPDGILINGRGPGGFSFNFEQGKTYRLRISNVGLQHSLNFRIQNHKLKLVEVEGTHTLQTTYSSLDVHVGQSYSVLVTADQPGQDYYIVASSRFTTPILTTTGTLHYTNSAGRVSGPPPGGPTIQVDWSLNQARSIRTNLTASGPRPNPQGSYHYGLINTTKTYVLENSAGQVNGKQRYGVNSVSFVPADTPLKLADYFKIGGVFRVGSISDRPTGGGLYLDTSVLGADYRTFVEFVFQNNEDIIQSWHLDGYSFFVVGLDGGQWTPASRKEYNLRDAVSRCTVQVYPKSWTAIYVALDNVGMWNLRTEFWARQYLGQQLYLRVYTPSTSIRDEYPIPKNALLCGRATGRRTRPLKI; from the exons ATGTCGCTCAACTTTGCGGGAGCTGCGGTTTCCGCACTGCTATTTctcactactctgttttccaTTGTCGCTGCTGAAGATCCGTACAGGTTCTTCGAATGGAATGTTACTTATGGCGACATCTACCCACTTGGTGTGCGCCAAAAG gGGATACTCATCAATGGTCAATTTCCAGGCCCAGATATTCACTCTGTTACTAATGACAATCTCATCATCAATGTCTTCAACAGCTTGGACGAGCCATTTCTCATCTCCTG GAATGGAATTCAACAGAGAAGGAATTCATTTGAGGACGGCGTGTACGGAACAACATGTCCAATACCACCAGGGAGGAACTTTACCTACATTCTACAAGTCAAGGATCAAATTGGGAGTTTCTACTATTTCCCATCTCTTGCGTTCCACAAGGCTGCTGGTGGTTTTGGAGGCATCCGAATTCTCAGCAGGCCCAGAATTCCCGTCCCTTTCCCTGATCCAGCTGGTGATTATACTGTTCTTATTGGAGATTGGTTCAAGTCTAATCACACG AGCTTGAAGGCTCATCTGGACGCTGGTAAGAAGCTGCCTTTCCCTGATGGAATCCTTATCAACGGTCGCGGGCCCGgtggattttcttttaatttcgaACAAG GCAAAACTTACAGGCTGAGAATATCCAACGTTGGGTTGCAACACTCCCTCAACTTCCGAATTCAAAACCACAAATTGAAGCTGGTAGAAGTGGAGGGAACACACACCCTGCAAACCACCTACTCATCGCTTGATGTACACGTGGGCCAATCTTACTCCGTTCTAGTAACCGCTGATCAGCCCGGGCAAGACTACTACATTGTGGCTTCCTCTCGTTTCACCACTCCGATCCTCACCACCACCGGCACTCTTCATTACACCAACTCTGCTGGCCGAGTCTCTGGCCCACCCCCCGGTGGACCTACCATCCAAGTTGACTGGTCTTTGAACCAAGCCCGCTCTATCAGGACCAATCTTACAGCAAGTGGACCCAGGCCAAACCCACAGGGTTCCTACCACTATGGACTGATTAACACAACCAAGACTTACGTGCTGGAAAATTCTGCCGGTCAAGTGAATGGCAAGCAAAGATATGGAGTGAATAGTGTGTCGTTTGTCCCGGCAGACACTCCCCTCAAGCTGGCGGACTACTTCAAAATTGGAGGAGTTTTCCGCGTGGGAAGCATCTCTGACAGGCCTACTGGCGGGGGATTGTACCTTGACACCTCCGTCTTGGGTGCTGATTACAGAACCTTCGTCGAATTTGTGTTCCAAAACAACGAAGACATCATTCAGAGCTGGCATCTTGATGGTTactctttctttgttgttgG TTTGGATGGAGGGCAGTGGACGCCCGCTAGCAGGAAAGAGTACAATCTCAGAGATGCAGTTTCACGTTGCACCGTTCAG GTGTATCCCAAGTCATGGACGGCAATATATGTAGCACTTGATAACGTAGGAATGTGGAACTTGAGGACTGAGTTTTGGGCACGGCAATACCTTGGACAACAATTATACCTGCGTGTTTATACTCCCTCAACTTCCATTAGGGATGAATACCCCATCCCCAAGAATGCACTCCTTTGCGGTAGAGCAACTGGCCGACGCACACGACCTCTCAAAATTTAA
- the LOC117612103 gene encoding T-complex protein 1 subunit beta — protein MAVERIFKDEASEEKGERARLASFVGAMAIADLVKTTLGPKGMDKILQSTGRGHAVTVTNDGATILKSLHIDNAAAKVLVDISKVQDDEVGDGTTSVVVLAGELLREAEKLVASKIHPMTIISGYRMAAECARNALLQKVVDNKADSEKFKSDLMKIAMTTLSSKILYQDKEHFAQLAVDAVMRLKGSTNLEAIQIIKKPGGSLKDSFLDEGFILDKKIGLGQPKRIENAKILVANTAMDTDKVKIYGARVRVDSMSKVAEIEGAEKEKMREKVQKIIAHGINCFVNRQLIYNFPEEIFADAGILAIEHADFDGIERLALVTGGEIASTFDNPESVKLGHCNLIEEIMIGEDKLIHFSGVELGQACTIVLRGASHHVLDEAERSLHDALCVLSQTVNDSRVLLGGGWPEMIMAKEVDELARKTPGKKSHAIEAFSRALSAIPTIIADNAGLDSAELIAKLRAEHHKEGCTAGIDVISGAVGDMAERGISESFKVKQAVLLSATEAAEMILRVDEIITCAPRKREDRM, from the exons ATGGCG GTCGAGAGAATTTTCAAAGATGAAGCTAGTGAGGAGAAAGGAGAGCGGGCTAGACTG GCGTCATTTGTGGGTGCAATGGCAATTGCTGACTTGGTCAAGACAACCTTAGGGCCAAAGGGAATG GATAAAATTCTCCAATCAACAGGAAGAGGACATGCAGTCACTGTTACAAATGATGGCGCCACCATCTTAAAGTCTCTGCATATTGATAATGCAGCTGCTAAAGTCCTTGTTG ATATTTCAAAAGTTCAAGACGACGAGGTTGGTGATGGGACAACTTCTGTTGTTGTTTTGGCTGGGGAACTCTTAAGGGAGGCAGAAAAGCTCGTTGCATCAAAGATTCACCCAATGACAATCATATCAG GTTATCGAATGGCAGCTGAATGTGCTCGCAATGCTTTGTTGCAGAAGGTTGTGGATAATAAGGCTGATTCTG AGAAATTTAAGTCAGACCTAATGAAGATTGCAATGACCACTTTGAGCTCCAAAATTCTTTATCAGGATAAGGAACACTTCGCACAGCTAGCAGTGGATGCCGTAATGCGGCTAAAG GGGAGCACCAACTTAGAGGCGATCCAAATTATAAAGAAGCCCGGGGGATCACTAAAAGATTCTTTCTTAGATGAAGG ATTTATTCTTGACAAGAAAATAGGTCTTGGTCAGCCCAAGCGCATAGAGAATGCAAAGATTTTGGTTGCAAATACAGCAATGGACACAGACAAAGTAAAGATATATGGGGCACGTGTTCGTGTTGACTCAATGTCTAAGGTTGCTGAAATTGAAGGGgctgagaaagaaaaaatgagagaaaaagtGCAAAAGATAATAGCTCACGGGATTAACTGTTTTGTCAACAGACAGTTGATCTACAATTTCCCAGAGGAGATCTTTGCAGATGCAGGAATACTTGCAATTGAGCATGCTGATTTTGATGGGATTGAGCGTTTGGCCTTAGTAACTGGTGGTGAAATTGCATCAACTTTTGATAATCCAGAGTCAGTTAAGCTTGGGCACTGCAATCTCATTGAGGAAATTATGATCGGTGAGGACAAGTTGATCCACTTTTCTGGTGTTGAACTGGGTCAGGCATGCACAATAGTGTTGAGGGGCGCAAG CCATCATGTGCTTGACGAGGCTGAGAGGTCTCTGCATGATGCCTTATGTGTGCTGTCTCAGACAGTCAATGACAGCAGGGTCTTACTCGGAGGTGGATGGCCTGAGATGATTATGGCTAAGGAAGTTGATGAGCTAGCCAGGAAGACTCCTGGAAAGAAATCTCATGCTATTGAAGCTTTCTCGAGGGCACTCTCAGCCATTCCTACTATCATTGCTGACAATGCTGGTTTGGACAGTGCTGAGTTGATTGCAAAGCTACGTGCAGAGCACCATAAAGAAGGATGCACTGCTGGGATTGATGTCATCTCTGGAGCT GTAGGAGACATGGCAGAACGAGGCATATCTGAATCGTTTAAAGTCAAGCAGGCCGTCTTGCTGTCTGCAACAGAGGCTGCAGAGATGATTCTCAGAGTTGATGAGATCATCACATGTGCACCTCGGAAGAGAGAAGATAGAATGTGA
- the LOC117616221 gene encoding enoyl-CoA hydratase 2, peroxisomal isoform X2: protein MSSDASEFDPDRIESYKFPETTYTYSERDVALYALGIGACARDAVDVDQLKFVYHDKGQKFIQVLPTFAALFSLGSLPGGLGLPGLKYDPRLLLHGQQYIELYKPLPSNACLKNTVSLAGLHDKGKAAVLEIETKSYDKDSGALLCMNRTTAFLRGAGGFSKSSHPYSYSNYPKDKVPSVKTPKGQPFVVFEDCTQPSQALLYRLSGDYNPLHSDPTFAKVAGFTRPILHGLCTLGFSVRAIVKCICRGDPNLVKCISGRFLLHVYPGETLLTEMWLEGLRVIYQTKVKERSRTVLSGYVDLHGLSSSL, encoded by the exons ATGTCGTCGGATGCGTCGGAGTTCGATCCTGATCGTATCGAGTCTTACAAATTCCCTGAG ACGACATACACCTATTCGGAGAG AGATGTAGCGCTCTATGCTTTGGGTATTGGAGCTTGCGCCCGGGATGCTGTGGACGTCGACCAACTTAAATTTGTTTACCATGACAAGGGCCAGAAGTTTATCCAG GTCTTGCCAACATTTGCTGCTCTGTTCTCGCTTGGATCTCTGCCAGGTGGTTTAGGTCTGCCGGGGTTGAA ATATGATCCTCGTCTTTTGCTGCATGGACAACAATACATAGAATTATACAAGCCACTTCCTTCAAATGCTTGT ttaAAAAATACTGTGAGTCTTGCTGGACTCCATGATAAAG gTAAAGCTGCTGTTCTTGAGATTGAAACAAAAAGTTATGACAAAGATTCTGGTGCATTGTTATGCATGAATCG GACAACTGCCTTTCTGAGAGGTGCTGGTGGCTTCTCAAAATCATCTCATccatattcatattcaaaCTATCCAAAGGACAAGGTTCCATCTGTGAAAACCCCAAAAGGTCAACCTTTTGTAGTGTTTGAAGATTGTACACAACCATCTCAG GCATTGCTGTATAGGCTATCTGGAGATTATAATCCTCTGCATTCAGATCCTACGTTCGCAAAAGTTGCAGG ATTCACACGGCCGATACTGCATGGCTTGTGCACACTTGGATTTTCAGTTAGGGCGATTGTGAAATGCATTTGCAGAGGAGATCCAAACCTGGTCAAATGCATATCAGGCCGATTCCTTTTACATGTCTACCCTGGTGAAACTTTGCTCACTGAAATGTGGCTTGAAGGCTTAAG GGTCATATATCAAACAAAGGTGAAAGAACGAAGCCGGACAGTGCTTTCTGGATATGTGGATCTCCATGGTTTATCTTCGTCGCTGTAA
- the LOC117616221 gene encoding enoyl-CoA hydratase 2, peroxisomal isoform X1, with amino-acid sequence MSSDASEFDPDRIESYKFPETTYTYSERDVALYALGIGACARDAVDVDQLKFVYHDKGQKFIQVLPTFAALFSLGSLPGGLGLPGLKYDPRLLLHGQQYIELYKPLPSNACLKNTVSLAGLHDKGKAAVLEIETKSYDKDSGALLCMNRTTAFLRGAGGFSKSSHPYSYSNYPKDKVPSVKTPKGQPFVVFEDCTQPSQACSIYFTIARMKVIVSYLLVLALLYRLSGDYNPLHSDPTFAKVAGFTRPILHGLCTLGFSVRAIVKCICRGDPNLVKCISGRFLLHVYPGETLLTEMWLEGLRVIYQTKVKERSRTVLSGYVDLHGLSSSL; translated from the exons ATGTCGTCGGATGCGTCGGAGTTCGATCCTGATCGTATCGAGTCTTACAAATTCCCTGAG ACGACATACACCTATTCGGAGAG AGATGTAGCGCTCTATGCTTTGGGTATTGGAGCTTGCGCCCGGGATGCTGTGGACGTCGACCAACTTAAATTTGTTTACCATGACAAGGGCCAGAAGTTTATCCAG GTCTTGCCAACATTTGCTGCTCTGTTCTCGCTTGGATCTCTGCCAGGTGGTTTAGGTCTGCCGGGGTTGAA ATATGATCCTCGTCTTTTGCTGCATGGACAACAATACATAGAATTATACAAGCCACTTCCTTCAAATGCTTGT ttaAAAAATACTGTGAGTCTTGCTGGACTCCATGATAAAG gTAAAGCTGCTGTTCTTGAGATTGAAACAAAAAGTTATGACAAAGATTCTGGTGCATTGTTATGCATGAATCG GACAACTGCCTTTCTGAGAGGTGCTGGTGGCTTCTCAAAATCATCTCATccatattcatattcaaaCTATCCAAAGGACAAGGTTCCATCTGTGAAAACCCCAAAAGGTCAACCTTTTGTAGTGTTTGAAGATTGTACACAACCATCTCAGGCATGTAGCATTTATTTCACTATTGCAAGAATGAAAGTCATTGTCTCATACCTCCTAGTTTTA GCATTGCTGTATAGGCTATCTGGAGATTATAATCCTCTGCATTCAGATCCTACGTTCGCAAAAGTTGCAGG ATTCACACGGCCGATACTGCATGGCTTGTGCACACTTGGATTTTCAGTTAGGGCGATTGTGAAATGCATTTGCAGAGGAGATCCAAACCTGGTCAAATGCATATCAGGCCGATTCCTTTTACATGTCTACCCTGGTGAAACTTTGCTCACTGAAATGTGGCTTGAAGGCTTAAG GGTCATATATCAAACAAAGGTGAAAGAACGAAGCCGGACAGTGCTTTCTGGATATGTGGATCTCCATGGTTTATCTTCGTCGCTGTAA